The Acidimicrobiales bacterium genomic sequence TCGCTCGGGTGCATTCCCGCCGGCGACGGCAAACGGGAATCCATCGCGACGGCCAAGGAAACCCTCGATTCGGGCCGACCCGTGGCCGTGATGATCGAGGGAAGGATCATTCCCCCCGACCGTCGTCAACCCGACGGACTCGGCGAGATCCGTCCCGGCTTCGTCGAGATCGCCCGCGCCGCGAATGCACCGATCCTGCCCATCGCGCTCGTCCACACCGACGAGATCTGGGCGAGCCGGGGAAAGCTCCCCCGCATCCCGTGGCGAGGTCGACCGATGATCGAGGTCCACACCGGCACACTCGTCGAGGTGGGAACGCGCACCGACGACGAGGTGATCGCCGAGACTCGCCAGGTCATCGCCGGCTATCTCGCCGGCGCCTAGCCGCGATCAGCCGGCTGGGATGCGGAGCTTCTCGTAGCGACGCCAGGCGACCGCGGCGCCGACCCAGGTCGCGACCGCCAGGGCCCAAGCGCCCCCCTCGACCCCCCACCAGGCAAAGCCGACGGCGGGGAGGCTCCATTGCACGACCGTGCCGACGAACCGCGTCTCCAGGCTCGCTCCGGCCGCGTCGGCGATGAGCAACGCCGTGATCGGACCCCGCCAGGCCGCCATCGCGAGGAACCGGACAAGGGTGGCGAGAAACAACCCGAGGGTGACCTCGCTCGCATCGAGGTCGAACGGCCCGAACGAGAATCCCGAGACGTCGAAGATCCACAGCAACAGGCCCCAGAGTGCGCTGACGACCATGATCGATCCACCGACCTGAAACGGAACACTTCGACG encodes the following:
- a CDS encoding lysophospholipid acyltransferase family protein, with protein sequence MTVESEDQLRDRRRFERWARRIRLTGHVLRRITYHPESMGDAVPQRVVMVANHRSLADLFVAVEALGHYGLPARCLVRAKYFDAPVMGKWLHSLGCIPAGDGKRESIATAKETLDSGRPVAVMIEGRIIPPDRRQPDGLGEIRPGFVEIARAANAPILPIALVHTDEIWASRGKLPRIPWRGRPMIEVHTGTLVEVGTRTDDEVIAETRQVIAGYLAGA